Proteins from a single region of Equus asinus isolate D_3611 breed Donkey chromosome 17, EquAss-T2T_v2, whole genome shotgun sequence:
- the RNASEH2C gene encoding ribonuclease H2 subunit C, which yields MESSDEVAVHKHRIHLRTATLRDAAPVTLHLLPCEVPVNQPAPVGRFFTPAIRQGLGGLEVSFRGRKLRGEEVSVPPGLVGYVMVMEDKHDFSEGSENNEEQGEQELVESPEALERDFDCFIGATASFSRFTLWGLETIPGPDAKVRGALTWPSLAAAIHAQVPED from the exons ATGGAGAGCAGCGACGAGGTAGCCGTCCACAAACACCGCATCCACTTACGCACCGCCACGCTCCGCGACGCCGCCCCCGTCACGCTGCACCTTCTGCCCTGCGAGGTCCCGGTTAACCAGCCCGCCCCCGTGGGGCGCTTCTTCACCCCGGCCATCCGCCAGGGTCTCGGTG gactCGAAGTGTCGTTTCGGGGCCGCAAACTACGGGGCGAGGAAGTGTCGGTGCCACCCGGCCTGGTGGGATACGTGATGGTGATGGAAGACAAGCATGACTTCTCGGAGGGTTCGGAGAATAACGAAGAGCAAGGGGAACAAGAGCTGGTGGAATCCCCGGAGGCGCTGGAGCGGGACTTC GACTGCTTTATCGGAGCCACTGCCAGTTTCAGCCGCTTCACCCTGTGGGGCCTGGAGACCATCCCTGGCCCGGATGCCAAAGTGCGCGGTGCCCTAACCTGGCCCAGCCTGGCCGCAGCG ATTCACGCACAGGTGCCTGAAGACTGA
- the AP5B1 gene encoding AP-5 complex subunit beta-1, producing the protein MGPPSREAWAQRLSAFRASPSAFMAGPEGEDLGRDLLSDLRSEKLNEQTKVSLLALSLEYPAQLWPDAPAAEAAASSLLDTLVLLPPRPSALRKPLLLAATTALVAGGALGPTSGASLRLLPLLLGLASGRDLGRGFGPASEQRPLQATACECLRELESCQPGLLGGCLGLLRGLLGQEGAVGPVQPLSLLLALALRNTLVIQARAGAGLQGLLVAGSSGTGGSPWTWTLAEEGAAHLQPQAPSWLAAEEGECGLAALEPNPEEARELRAAVAQLLDTSYLLAPVAQAQLLWLLGWALRGLRGQLPVLFKTQLVRLLGTAQLTLLHAVLALKAAFGEALFTAQDEDLLLRRLTAAAQHPAVPPPAHLFYLHCLLHFPENCPLGPTGEEAAPLLLGPQLCRGLLPSLLHDPMALLARLHLLCLLCAEDEEKEEKGQGQSPQLYLEDLLAGLRQRAALDGAPRALATLCFQASYLVAHCLAGQPTMMTALTHGLVQLYRDRPVLAPHFVDLLDQVGPELGEPLRVALQQEVVARPGKDEALRWHLQMLAKVADGDAQSGTLSFLQAAAAHCKDWGLQQALLQVCRALLRAGVGGGLADLLQALAWQLEDPDGRDHARLYYVLLAHLATPKLQVALGPSLVAPALPSSLVAENQGFVAALMVQEAPAPIQLSVGPRRAEGPIPVLQLQVEVLEPVYSLELRFRVEGQLYAPLGAVHVPCLCPGRPARPLLLPLQPRRPAPTRLDVRALYTTPTGLTCHAHLPPLPVTFADLFLPFPQPPEGTELGFFEELWDSCLPKGTESRLWCPLGPEGLEALVSRHLEPFVMVAQPPSSYHIAIRLPPDSRLLLRLEAAQADGVPVALRTDDWAVLPLAGDYLRGLSAAA; encoded by the exons ATGGGGCCCCCGAGCCGGGAAGCCTGGGCCCAGCGCCTGAGCGCCTTCCGGGCCAGCCCGTCCGCCTTCATGGCAGGTCCCGAGGGTGAGGATCTCGGTCGTGACCTGCTGAGCGACCTGAGGAGTGAGAAGCTGAACGAACAGACCAAG GTTTCCTTGCTGGCCCTGAGCTTGGAGTACCCAGCCCAGCTGTGGCCGGACGCCCCTGCGGCCGAGGCAGCCGCCTCCTCCCTGTTGGACACCCTGGTCCTTTTACCCCCGCGGCCTTCAGCGCTGCGGAAGCCCCTACTGCTGGCGGCCACCACAGCCTTGGTGGCAGGAGGCGCGCTGGGCCCCACCTCGGGAGCCTCCCTCCGGCTCCTGCCCCTACTGCTCGGCTTGGCCTCCGGCCGAGATCTGGGGCGAGGCTTCGGCCCCGCCTCGGAGCAGCGCCCCCTGCAGGCCACGGCGTGCGAGTGCCTTCGGGAGCTGGAGAGCTGCCAGCCCGGCCTGCTGgggggctgcctggggctgcTGCGGGGCCTGCTGGGGCAGGAGGGCGCCGTGGGCCCGGTCCAGCCACTCAGCCTGCTGCTGGCGCTTGCTCTGCGGAACACCTTGGTGATACAGGCCAGGGCGGGCGCTGGCCTGCAGGGCCTGCTCGTAGCCGGGAGCTCTGGCACCGGAGGCAGTCCCTGGACCTGGACACTAGCCGAAGAGGGCGCTGCCCACCTtcagccccaggcccccagctGGCTGGCAGCTGAGGAAGGGGAGTGTGGCCTTGCAGCACTAGAGCCCAATCCTGAGGAGGCCCGGGAGCTGCGGGCCGCCGTGGCCCAGCTTCTGGACACCTCCTACCTGCTCGCTCCTGTggcccaggcccagctgctgTGGCTGCTGGGCTGGGCCCTGCGGGGTCTTCGGGGACAGCTGCCAGTGCTCTTCAAGACGCAGTTGGTCCGGCTGCTGGGCACAGCACAGCTGACGCTGCTGCACGCCGTGCTGGCACTCAAGGCGGCCTTCGGGGAGGCGCTGTTCACGGCCCAGGATGAGGACCTGCTGCTCCGTCGTCTCACCGCGGCTGCCCAGCACCCAGCCGTGCCCCCGCCTGCCCATCTCTTCTACCTGCACTGCCTCCTGCACTTCCCTGAGAACTGCCCGCTGGGCCCCACGGGCGAGGAGGCTGCCCCGCTGCTGCTGGGGCCCCAGCTGTGCCGCGGCCTTCTGCCCAGTCTCCTGCACGACCCCATGGCTCTCCTGGCCCGCCTGCATCTGCTGTGTTTGCTCTGTgctgaagatgaagaaaaggaagagaaaggccaGGGTCAGAGCCCCCAGCTCTACTTAGAGGACCTGCTGGCCGGCCTGCGACAGAGGGCCGCCCTGGATGGGGCCCCCCGGGCCTTGGCCACTCTCTGCTTCCAGGCCTCATACCTGGTTGCTCACTGCCTGGCGGGGCAACCGACGATGATGACAGCCTTGACCCACGGATTGGTCCAGCTGTACCGAGACCGGCCTGTGCTGGCTCCCCATTTTGTGGACCTCTTGGATCAGGTGGGCCCTGAGCTGGGAGAGCCCCTAAGGGTGGCCCTGCAGCAGGAGGTGGTGGCCAGGCCAGGCAAGGATGAGGCCCTTCGTTGGCACCTGCAGATGCTGGCAAAGGTGGCAGACGGGGATGCCCAGAGTGGCACCCTCAGCTTCCTGCAGGCTGCAGCTGCCCACTGCAAAGACTGGGGCCTCCAGCAGGCCCTGCTGCAGGTCTGCCGGGCTCTGCTGCGGGCGGGCGTCGGGGGAGGCCTCGCGGACTTGCTGCAGGCGCTGGCATGGCAGCTGGAGGACCCTGATGGGCGGGACCACGCCCGTCTCTACTACGTTCTCCTAGCCCACCTGGCAACGCCGAAGCTGCAGGTGGCCCTGGGCCCCTCACTCGTGGCACCTGCACTGCCCTCTTCACTGGTGGCTGAGAACCAGGGCTTTGTCGCGGCACTGATGGTGCAGGAGGCCCCGGCCCCGATTCAGCTGAGCGTGGGGCCCCGCAGAGCTGAGGGCCCCATCCCCGTGCTCCAGCtccaggtggaggtgctggagccgGTGTACTCTTTGGAGCTGCGCTTCCGCGTGGAAGGACAGCTCTACGCGCCGCTGGGGGCTGTCCACGTGCCCTGCCTGTGCCccggccgccccgcccgcccTTTGCTCCTGCCCCTGCAACCCCGCCGCCCAGCCCCCACGAGGCTGGATGTGCGAGCCCTGTACACCACACCCACTGGCCTCACGTGCCATGCCCACCTGCCGCCCCTGCCCGTGACCTTCGCTGACCTCTTTCTGCCTTTCCCGCAGCCCCCTGAAGGGACAGAACTGGGCTTCTTTGAGGAGCTCTGGGACTCCTGCCTGCCAAAGGGCACCGAGAGTCGCCTGTGGTGCCCTCTTGGGCCAGAGGGGCTGGAGGCCTTAGTGTCCCGCCACCTGGAGCCCTTTGTGATGGTGGCCCAGCCCCCCAGTAGCTACCACATAGCCATCCGCCTGCCCCCAGATTCGAGGCTGCTGCTGCGCCTGGAGGCAGCCCAGGCCGATGGAGTGCCTGTGGCCCTGCGGACTGATGACTGGGCTGTGTTGCCCTTGGCGGGGGACTACCTCCGTGGGCTGTCGGCTGCTGCCTGA